In Rhizobium favelukesii, the DNA window AGTCGATTCCCCCATAGTTTCCTCCTGCGCTCGCCGACAAATCGGCACGCACTAAACACTGTGAATACGATTGACGCAAAGACGATGATAGAACGCGGGAAGGCTTCGCCAATCCCATAAAGGACAGAGCCCAATGCTGTGCCACCGCTATAGACATAGAAGTAGATGCTAACCAATTTTCCCCGCGATTGTTCATCCGCCTCAAGCTGCACCAAAACGAGCGCAAGTGTTGCGTTCATCGCTAGTGTCAGCCCAAAGGCGAACATTATGAGTGTCAGGATGGCATTCGACTCCGCCCAGATCATCGCGATGGCAGACACACTGAGACCAAGAGCGACGGGACCGTTGATCCGACTTGCGTTGGAGGGCGAAATCCACCCGAGAAGTATGAGGCTGGAGAAGAGGCCGCCTAAGGTAAAGGCAGAGGTCAATGTGGCGATGAGCGCAAGATCGGTCGTTCCATGAAGAGATGCGACGATACCGGGAAGCAACTCACCTATGGGTCTGAAGAGCATGCAAACGATTGCAAGCGACGCAAGCGTCCCAACGATGGGCGCAGTCACTTGAGGAGACCAAGCACGTCGCTGGCCTCCGACACTCTTGACACCCGCGTCGGATTGGAAATTCTGTGATATTTTCGAGATTACCGTACTGTAAATGATTAGCATGATCCCGTTGAGTGAAAATACTATCCATGGACCGATAGCTTCTATCAGAACATATACTAATACTGGTGCAACAAATACCGCAATGGAGTAACACACGCTGTTGATGGCAATCGCCTTCGGTAGCAACTCTCTGCCTACCATCATTGGGGTAAGTGAGAATGCGGCCGGCGTCAGAAATGCTATAAGGGTCCCGTTTAGGCACCACAGGATTATCGCCGGGGTCGGTCCCATAGCGGATGCAGCAACGGTTGATAGCAAAAATGCGACAACGGCAAGACATCGCTGGACGCCAATGACGATGTGAAACCGGTTCGTCTTGTCGGCTACGATTCCGGCTATGTAGCCCAACCAAATGGTAGGGGCCATTTCTCCAATTGGAACGAAAGAAAGCATACGCATTGAGTGCGATGATTCCCAAACAATCCAGAGCAATGCGAACCGTTGCGACCAACTGCTCACAAGTTGAAAGAAGTTCGCACACACATACAGTCGGAAGCTGCCAACTCGCAGTGGCGACAGGAAAGTGCGCAACCACTCAGCTTGCGCTATCCGGCCGATACTAGCCATCGAGCCCGGACGCGCCGCTGACTGTTCTGTCGTTACGGCAAACATCACGAAAAAGGCTCACGGCAAACCACGCGTTGTCATCGTGAAATTCTTCAACCAGCTTGAAATTTGCAAGTTCCAAAAGTTGCTCAAGGTACCCCATAGGGAACTTCCTCTCGATTTCGGTCAGAATACGCTCTCCGGCCTTCACCGAAACCGTGAGCTTGAGTTTTGGTAATGTGAACATCGTGTCTCTTAAGGCCACGAGATGGGACTTCATCGTGAACCCCTCGGGATAGTAGGCAGCTTCGTGGCGAAAAGCGGAGATATCGATGTTTCCAGCGT includes these proteins:
- a CDS encoding MFS transporter, whose amino-acid sequence is MFAVTTEQSAARPGSMASIGRIAQAEWLRTFLSPLRVGSFRLYVCANFFQLVSSWSQRFALLWIVWESSHSMRMLSFVPIGEMAPTIWLGYIAGIVADKTNRFHIVIGVQRCLAVVAFLLSTVAASAMGPTPAIILWCLNGTLIAFLTPAAFSLTPMMVGRELLPKAIAINSVCYSIAVFVAPVLVYVLIEAIGPWIVFSLNGIMLIIYSTVISKISQNFQSDAGVKSVGGQRRAWSPQVTAPIVGTLASLAIVCMLFRPIGELLPGIVASLHGTTDLALIATLTSAFTLGGLFSSLILLGWISPSNASRINGPVALGLSVSAIAMIWAESNAILTLIMFAFGLTLAMNATLALVLVQLEADEQSRGKLVSIYFYVYSGGTALGSVLYGIGEAFPRSIIVFASIVFTVFSACRFVGERRRKLWGNRL